In the Oryza glaberrima chromosome 6, OglaRS2, whole genome shotgun sequence genome, one interval contains:
- the LOC127776089 gene encoding novel plant SNARE 11 has translation MDLESVNPELAEIDGQIGDILRALQNGFQKLDKIKDANRRSRQLEELTDKMRDCKRFIKDFERVVKDMAGSTDPETARMLHDRKQSMIKELNSYVALKKQYASENKRVDLFDGPSVEDGFGEENVLLASNMTNQQLMDQGNQLMDETDQAIARSKQTVQETINVGTETAAALKSQTEQMSRIVNELDSIHFSIKKASQMVKEIGRQVATDRCIMALLFLIVAGVIAIIVVKIVNPQNKTIRDIPGLAPPVSRRLLSIVEDI, from the exons ATGGATTTGGAGTCGGTCAACCCGGAGCTCGCCGAGATCGACGGCCAGATCGGCGACATCCTCCGCGCATTGCA AAATGGGTTCCAGAAGCTGGATAAGATCAAGGATGCCAATCGACGGAGCAGGCAACTCGAAGAGCTCACTGATAAGATGCGGGATTGCAAGAG GTTTATCAAGGACTTTGAGCGAGTTGTCAAAGATATGGCAGGAAGTACTGATCCTGAGACTGCTAGGATGCTTCATGATAGGAAACAGTCAATG ATCAAAGAATTGAACTCCTATGTTGCTTTGAAGAAACA ATATGCAAGTGAAAATAAGCGAGTTGATCTTTTTGATGGCCCAAGTGTTGAAGATGGCTTTGGTGAAGAAAATGTCCTGTTAGCATCAA ATATGACAAACCAACAGTTAATGGATCAAGGAAACCAACTAATGGATGAGACTGATCAAGCTATTGCAAGATCTAAACAG ACCGTCCAAGAGACCATCAATGTAGGTACAGAAACTGCAGCTGCTCTCAAATCACAG ACAGAGCAAATGAGCAGAATTGTTAATGAGCTGGATTCCATTCATTTCTCCATTAAAAAGGCATCACAAATGGTGAAAGAAATTGGTAGGCAG GTTGCAACTGATCGCTGCATCATGGCCTTGCTTTTTCTCATTGTTGCTGGAGTCATAGCAATAATAGTCGTTAAG ATTGTAAACCCACAGAACAAGACTATCCGAGACATTCCTGGTCTCGCTCCACCAGTTAGCAGAAGGCTATTGAGTATTGTAGAAGACATCTGA